CTGCGCGCCGGGTGGGGGCGGGAAGGGATCTCGGCGGGAGACCCGGCCGACCTGGTGGAGATAGACCTCGGCCACCCGGCGCTCGCCGACGTGGCACCGGAGGATCTGCCCTCCGCGCTCGTCTTCGGCGCCGGGAGCGATGTGGTCTGCGGGGCCTGGGTCGCGGGCCGGCGGGTCTACCCGGGGGAGGGAAGATGAGCGAAACGACCCTCCTGATCCACGACCTCGAGGCCGCCGTCTCTCCCGCCGGGAGAGGACCCTTGCGCGGCGGGGCCCTCGGAGACCTCGAGGTGCACTCCCCGGCCTCCATCGCCGTCTCCGGCGGCCGCATCGCCGCCGTGGGGCCTCCGGGGGAGGTGCTGCGCGACCATCCGCCCGGCCCGGGCTGCGAGACACTCGACGGCAGGGGGAAGGTGGCGCTTCCCGGGCTCGTGGACTGCCACACCCACGCGGCCTTCCTCGGCGACCGGGCCGACGAGTTCGAGCTGCGCTGCCGCGGGGCGGGCTACGAGGAGATCCACGCCGCAGGCGGCGGCATCCTCTCCACGGTGCGGGCGACGCGCGCCGGAAGCGAGGAGGAGCTGCTGACAGCCACGCGGCGGCACCTGAACTGGCTGCTCCGCCACGGCACCACCACCGCCGAGGTGAAGAGCGGCTACGGGCTGGATAAGGAGACGGAGCTCGAGATGCTGCGCGTCATCCGCGCCGCCGGGGAGGCCCATCCCGTGGACGTATACCCCACCTTCCTGGGCGCCCACGCCGTCCCGGCGGAGTTCTCCAGCGCCGCCGAGTACGTGGAGTTCGTCGTCACCGAGGTGCTCCCGGAGGCCGCGCGGCTCGCGGAGGCCGCCGACGTCTTCGTGGAGCGGGGCGCCTTCGGGGTGCCGGAGGCCCGGCGCTACCTGGAGGCCTGCGCCGGATACGGGCTCGCCCTGCGGCTGCACGCCGACCAGTTCTCCGAGCGCGGGGCGGTGGCGCTCGCGGTGGAGCTCGGCGCCCGCAGCGCGGATCACCTGGAGAACACCGGCGAGGAGGGGGTGCGCATTCTGGGCCGGAGCGCCACGGCGGCGGTGTTGCTGCCGGCGTGCGCCCTCTTCCTGGGGCTGCCCGACCCGCCCGCGCGAGCCCTCGTCGAGGAGGGGGCGGTAGTAGCTTTGGCCACGGACTTCAACCCGGGAAGCTCCTTCTGCTCCTCGCTCCCCGTGGTGATGAACCTGGCCTGCACCCGCCTCGGGCTCTCGCCCGCCGAGGCCCTGTGCGCCTGCACGGCCAACGCCGCGCACGTCCTCGGCCTCGACGGGGAGGTCGGCCGCCTCGCCCCGGGCTACCGGGCCGACGTGCTGGTGCTGGACGCCCCGGACTGGCGTTACCTCGCCTACCACCTGGGCGGGGATCACCTCGCCGCCGTCGTCAAGTCCGGGAGCCTCCTGCCAGCGGGGTGAGCCGGGAGAAGAAGGAGAGGCCCCGCCCGAAGGCGGGACCTCTTGTCGCTGGCGCGCTCGGCAGGACTCGAACCTGCGACCCCGTGATTCGTAGTCACGTGCTCTGTCCAGCTGAGCTACGAGCGCACCCGAACCCTAATGATATCTCCCGGCGGGGGATTGCTCAAGGCGTCCCGCCGGGGCGCTTTTGGGGCTATACTTCGGGATGACGGAGCAGGCGGCAGCGGGGGTGTTTTGAGCGGATCCATTCTCCTGGTCATAGGCGACGACGAAGAGCGGCTGCGCCTCAGGCGGGCCCTGCACGGCGAGGGCTGGCGGGTGCTCCCGGCCGGGACGGGCGCCCAGGCGCGTCAGATCGCCGGGAGGGAGGACTTCGAGGTCGCCGTGGTGGACAACCGGCTGCCCGACGAGCGGGGCTTCCAGGTGATCTCGGCGGTGCAGAAGCCGGACGTGGCCACCGTGGCGCTGCTGCACGACGAGGACACGATGGACCGGATCGTGGGGATAGAGCTGGGCGCGGACTACTACATGCGCTCGCCGGTGAACCCCCGCGAGCTGGTGGCTCGGGTGAAGCAGATCTTCCGCAAGCGGGAGCGGGCCGCCGGGGAGCCCTCGGGCCGGGTCTACGTGGGGGACCTGGAGATCGACCCGGAGCAGATCCGGGTGACCAAGGGCGGCCGCGAGGTGATGCTCTCTCCCCGGGAGTTCAAGCTGCTGTACACGCTGGCCCGCAGCCCGGGACGGGTGTTCCCCCGGGGGACGCTGCTGCGGCAGGTGTGGGGCGAGGACGAGTACATCGACGAGCGGACGGTGAACGTCTACGTGCAGCGCCTGCGGAACAAGCTGGGGGACGACCCCTCGAACCCGAAGCTGATCGAGACGGTGCGCGGCTTCGGCTACCGGCTGGTGAAGCCCGAGGGCTAGCCCCCGTGGTGATGCCCGGCGCCCCGGTCGGCCGGCTCCGCCCCGCCCCGCTCCTCGAGCATCTCTTGCATGATCTGGATCTCACCGCGCTGCGAGCGGAGGATGGCTTCGGCCAGCCGCTCGACCTCGGGGCGGTCGGTGCGCTCGAGAGCGGCCCGTGCCATGGGGATGGCACCCCGGTGGTGCTCGATCATGAGCCGCAGGAAGAGCCGGTCGGCCTCCTCCGGCGGGGCGCTGCGCAGCCGGTTTATCTCCTCAGGGGTGGCCATGCCGGGCATCCCGCCCGTGTGCCCCATCCAGGACATGGGCCGCTCCGTCCCGGTGAGGGGGAGCCCCCAGGCGGCGAGCCAGCCGTGCATCTGACCGATCTGGGCCTGCTGGGTGAGCACGATGTCCGTGGCGAGGGTGCGGAGGGCGGGATCGCGGGTCCTGTCCCGCACGATGCCGGCCATCTCCACGGCCTGGGCGTGATGCACGGACATGTCGCGGGCGAACCCGGCCTCGACAGAGCCCTCCCCGGGCGGTCGCTCCCGCAGGTAAAGGACGAAGGCGAGGGCGGCGAGCGCCAGCGCCAGTGCGGTCACCGCCGGGGGCGCGAGCCCCTCCCGGGAAAACCGCTTCACGAGGGCTCCCCGACGCCCCCGGTGCAGACGGCCCCGGGCTCCGGGGTCTGCGGTCCCTGCCGGTAGGCCCGGACGAACTGCTCGAGGCGCTCGTCGTTTGCGGAGTCCAGCCGGAGCTGCTTGCCCCACGCCGAGGCGACGACCGGCGCGGGAAGCTCCGGGTAGGGGCTCACGAGGATGTAGGTCTGGCTCTGGGCGAGCTCCCTGAGCCGCTCCACCTGCTCGCGGGGCAGGTCGGGGCGGTACGTGATCCAGACGGCCCCGTGCTCCAGCGAGTGGACGGCGTTCTCTTCCCGGACCGGCTCGTCGTAGAAGCCGCAGTTCTGCCAGACGGGGCTGTGCACCCCGCCGGCCGGAGGGGTCTGCTCGTAGTCCACGTCGCCCTGCGCGTGCCGGTTGCCGGGGCCCACGTCGTAGCTTCTTACCCCCGCGATGTCCCCGCCGCCGCGCCGGCTGTCGAGGACGGCGAAGACCGCGAAGGCCACGATGAGCGCCAGCACTATCCCCCCGGCGACCAGGTACACCACGTTCGTGCCTCCCCGGCTTCTCCGGGGTTCCCTGCGAATCTTGCTCACGCTTCCGAAAACCTCTTTGCCGTATACGTTCCCGCCGCAGGGAATGCTAGCACGGCTGCGCCGGAGAGGGGCGGTGAACCGTGCCACCCTACAGCGCGCGGGCGAGGAGGAGCGCCGCGAGCCCGAGCAGTAAGAGCCAGAGCCCGGCCACCACAACGACCCCGCCCCACGCGGCGGGACGGACCCTGCCGGGGTTCTCCATGGCCTTCTTGCGGCACTCCTCCAGGACGTGCGGGGGGATCATGCGAATCGCCAGCGCCACCCCCAGGGGGACGAGGAGGAGATCGTCCAGGTGCCCGAGCACCGGGATGGCGTCCGGGATGAGGTCGATGGGGCTCAGAGCGTAGGCCACGACGAGGGCGACGAAGAGCCGGGCGTGCAGGGGGGTGCGGGGGTCGCGGTAGGCGAGGTAGAGGGCGTGGACCTCGGCCTTCGTCCGGCGGGCCCAGCCCCTCAGCCTCCCGAACGCGGCGCTCATCCCGCTCCCCGCTCCGGGGCGACCATGACGAGCACCCCGGTAAGGGCGATCAAGGCCCCCGCCACGTCGTAGCGGTCGGGGCGGAAGCCGTCCACCAGCACCCCCCATAACAGCGACATGGCGATGAAGATCCCACCGTACGCGGCGTAGACCCGGCCGAACTCGGAGATGGGCTGCAGGGCGGCGACGACGCCGTAGAGGAAGAGGACGGCGCCGCCGAGGATGGCCAGCCAGAGGGGCCACTCCTCCCGCAGCCAGCCCCATACCAGATAGCCGCCCCCGATCTCACAGAGCCCGGCGAGCGTGAAGAGGAGCATGATAACTGCCAGCCTGTCCACGAGCACCTCCCTCTTGCGTCACGTCTGCACAGTATATGAGAGCCGCATGGCGGCACCCGTCCCGCCCGGAGCGCCGCTTCGGGGGCGAGGGGCGCTCCTTCAGGGCCTCCGCCGGCCGGAGAAGAGCCTCAGGCCGTTGAGGGTGACGCCGATGGAGGTGCCCATGTCCGCGAGCACCGCGAGCCACAGGGTAACGAACCCGAAGGGGGCCAGCGCCACGAAGAGGCCCTTTATGAGGATGGAGGCGAAGATGTTCTGTTTTATGGTTCTTTCGGCCGCCCGGGAGAGCCGCACCGCTCCGGCGAGGCTCCGGAGGTCGTCCCGCATGAGGGCGACGTCCGCGACCTCCAGCGCGACGTCGCTCCCCGCCGCGCCCATGGCGAAGCCCACGGTTGCCGCGGCGAGGGCGGGGGCGTCGTTGACCCCGTCTCCGGCCATCCCCGCCGCGCCGCGCCGCTCCACGTGCTCGCGCACCGCCGCGACCTTCTCCTCGGGCAGCAGGCGCGCCCGGTAGTCGATGTCCAGGAGGTCCGCGACCCTCCTCGCCGGGGCCTCGGCGTCGCCGGTGAGCATCACGATCTCCTCCACCCCCGCCTCCCGGAGGGCGCGGATGGCCTCCGGCGCCTCGGGCCGCACGGCGTCGGCGAGCCCGAAAACGGCGACCGGACCCTCCCCGTCTCCGAGGACGACCGGGGTCTCGCCCATCCGCTCCACCTCCCGCAGCGCAGGGCCCGCCGCCTCCAGCGGGATGCCCCGCTCGGCGAAGAGCGCCGGGCTGCCGACGAGGTACCGGCGCCCCCGGACCTCGCCCTCCGCCCCCCGCCCCGGTATGGAGCGGAAGCCCGCTAC
The Rubrobacter xylanophilus genome window above contains:
- the hutI gene encoding imidazolonepropionase gives rise to the protein MSETTLLIHDLEAAVSPAGRGPLRGGALGDLEVHSPASIAVSGGRIAAVGPPGEVLRDHPPGPGCETLDGRGKVALPGLVDCHTHAAFLGDRADEFELRCRGAGYEEIHAAGGGILSTVRATRAGSEEELLTATRRHLNWLLRHGTTTAEVKSGYGLDKETELEMLRVIRAAGEAHPVDVYPTFLGAHAVPAEFSSAAEYVEFVVTEVLPEAARLAEAADVFVERGAFGVPEARRYLEACAGYGLALRLHADQFSERGAVALAVELGARSADHLENTGEEGVRILGRSATAAVLLPACALFLGLPDPPARALVEEGAVVALATDFNPGSSFCSSLPVVMNLACTRLGLSPAEALCACTANAAHVLGLDGEVGRLAPGYRADVLVLDAPDWRYLAYHLGGDHLAAVVKSGSLLPAG
- a CDS encoding response regulator transcription factor → MSGSILLVIGDDEERLRLRRALHGEGWRVLPAGTGAQARQIAGREDFEVAVVDNRLPDERGFQVISAVQKPDVATVALLHDEDTMDRIVGIELGADYYMRSPVNPRELVARVKQIFRKRERAAGEPSGRVYVGDLEIDPEQIRVTKGGREVMLSPREFKLLYTLARSPGRVFPRGTLLRQVWGEDEYIDERTVNVYVQRLRNKLGDDPSNPKLIETVRGFGYRLVKPEG
- a CDS encoding DUF305 domain-containing protein, yielding MKRFSREGLAPPAVTALALALAALAFVLYLRERPPGEGSVEAGFARDMSVHHAQAVEMAGIVRDRTRDPALRTLATDIVLTQQAQIGQMHGWLAAWGLPLTGTERPMSWMGHTGGMPGMATPEEINRLRSAPPEEADRLFLRLMIEHHRGAIPMARAALERTDRPEVERLAEAILRSQRGEIQIMQEMLEERGGAEPADRGAGHHHGG
- a CDS encoding DUF3105 domain-containing protein, whose translation is MSKIRREPRRSRGGTNVVYLVAGGIVLALIVAFAVFAVLDSRRGGGDIAGVRSYDVGPGNRHAQGDVDYEQTPPAGGVHSPVWQNCGFYDEPVREENAVHSLEHGAVWITYRPDLPREQVERLRELAQSQTYILVSPYPELPAPVVASAWGKQLRLDSANDERLEQFVRAYRQGPQTPEPGAVCTGGVGEPS
- a CDS encoding YkvA family protein, whose protein sequence is MSAAFGRLRGWARRTKAEVHALYLAYRDPRTPLHARLFVALVVAYALSPIDLIPDAIPVLGHLDDLLLVPLGVALAIRMIPPHVLEECRKKAMENPGRVRPAAWGGVVVVAGLWLLLLGLAALLLARAL
- a CDS encoding YnfA family protein, with amino-acid sequence MLLFTLAGLCEIGGGYLVWGWLREEWPLWLAILGGAVLFLYGVVAALQPISEFGRVYAAYGGIFIAMSLLWGVLVDGFRPDRYDVAGALIALTGVLVMVAPERGAG